The following proteins come from a genomic window of Pseudomonas putida:
- the tuf gene encoding elongation factor Tu, with the protein MAKEKFDRSLPHVNVGTIGHVDHGKTTLTAALTRVCSEVFGSAIVEFDKIDSAPEEKARGITINTAHVEYNSTIRHYAHVDCPGHADYVKNMITGAAQMDGAILVCSAADGPMPQTREHILLSRQVGVPYIVVFLNKADLVDDAELLELVEMEVRDLLSTYDFPGDDTPIIIGSARMALEGKDDNEMGTTAVKKLVETLDSYIPEPVRAIDQPFLMPIEDVFSISGRGTVVTGRIERGIVRVQDPLEIVGLRDTTTTTCTGVEMFRKLLDEGRAGENCGVLLRGTKRDDVERGQVLVKPGSVKPHTKFTAEVYVLSKEEGGRHTPFFKGYRPQFYFRTTDVTGNCELPEGVEMVMPGDNIQMTVTLIKTIAMEDGLRFAIREGGRTVGAGVVAKIIE; encoded by the coding sequence GTGGCTAAAGAAAAATTTGATCGTTCCCTTCCGCACGTTAACGTTGGCACCATCGGCCACGTTGACCACGGTAAGACCACTCTGACCGCAGCTCTGACTCGCGTTTGCTCCGAAGTTTTCGGCTCGGCAATCGTTGAGTTCGACAAGATCGACTCGGCTCCGGAAGAAAAAGCGCGCGGTATCACCATCAACACCGCTCACGTTGAGTACAACTCGACCATTCGTCACTACGCTCACGTTGACTGCCCAGGTCACGCTGACTACGTGAAGAACATGATCACCGGTGCTGCCCAGATGGACGGCGCGATCCTGGTTTGCTCGGCCGCCGATGGTCCGATGCCACAAACCCGTGAGCACATCCTGCTGTCCCGTCAGGTTGGCGTTCCGTACATCGTGGTCTTCCTGAACAAGGCTGACCTGGTAGACGACGCTGAGCTGCTGGAACTGGTCGAGATGGAAGTTCGCGACCTGCTGTCCACCTACGACTTCCCAGGCGACGACACTCCGATCATCATCGGTTCCGCTCGTATGGCCCTGGAAGGCAAAGACGACAACGAAATGGGCACTACCGCTGTCAAGAAGCTGGTAGAAACTCTGGACAGCTACATTCCTGAGCCAGTTCGTGCCATCGACCAGCCGTTCCTGATGCCGATCGAAGACGTATTCTCGATCTCGGGTCGTGGTACCGTTGTTACCGGTCGTATCGAGCGTGGTATCGTCCGCGTTCAGGATCCGCTGGAAATCGTTGGTCTGCGTGACACCACCACCACCACCTGCACCGGTGTTGAGATGTTCCGCAAGCTGCTGGACGAAGGTCGTGCTGGCGAGAACTGCGGCGTTCTGCTGCGTGGTACCAAGCGTGACGACGTTGAGCGTGGCCAGGTTCTGGTCAAGCCAGGTTCGGTCAAGCCGCACACCAAGTTCACCGCAGAAGTCTACGTTCTGTCGAAGGAAGAAGGCGGCCGTCACACTCCGTTCTTCAAAGGCTACCGTCCTCAGTTCTACTTCCGTACCACTGACGTGACCGGTAACTGCGAACTGCCGGAAGGCGTTGAAATGGTAATGCCAGGTGACAACATTCAGATGACTGTTACCCTGATCAAGACCATCGCAATGGAAGACGGTCTGCGCTTCGCTATCCGTGAAGGCGGTCGTACCGTCGGCGCCGGCGTCGTAGCCAAAATCATCGAGTAA
- the rplB gene encoding 50S ribosomal protein L2, producing MAIVKCKPTSPGRRFVVKVVNQELHKGAPHAPLLEKKSKSGGRNNNGRITTRHVGGGHKQHYRLVDFRRNDKDGIPATVERIEYDPNRTAHIALLCYADGERRYIIAPKGVSAGDQLIAGALAPIKAGNSLQLRNIPVGSTIHGIELKPGKGAQIARSAGASAQLIAREGVYVTLRLRSGEMRKVLAECRATLGEVSNSEHSLRSLGKAGAKRWRGVRPTVRGVAMNPVDHPHGGGEGRTSGGRHPVSPWGFPTKGAKTRGNKRTDNMIVRRRK from the coding sequence ATGGCAATCGTTAAATGCAAACCGACTTCCCCTGGCCGCCGTTTCGTGGTCAAGGTGGTCAACCAGGAGCTGCATAAAGGCGCTCCTCACGCACCGCTGCTCGAGAAGAAATCGAAGTCTGGTGGTCGTAACAACAATGGCCGCATCACCACTCGTCACGTTGGTGGTGGTCATAAGCAGCATTACCGTCTGGTCGACTTCCGTCGCAACGACAAAGATGGCATCCCAGCCACTGTCGAGCGTATCGAATACGATCCAAACCGTACTGCTCACATCGCCCTGCTGTGCTACGCAGACGGTGAGCGTCGCTACATCATCGCCCCTAAAGGCGTAAGTGCTGGCGACCAGCTGATCGCAGGTGCTCTGGCCCCAATCAAGGCCGGTAACTCCCTGCAGCTGCGCAACATCCCAGTAGGTAGCACCATTCACGGCATCGAACTGAAGCCGGGTAAAGGTGCTCAGATCGCTCGTTCCGCTGGTGCTTCGGCTCAGCTGATCGCTCGTGAAGGCGTCTACGTGACTCTGCGTCTGCGTTCCGGTGAGATGCGTAAAGTACTGGCTGAGTGCCGTGCGACCCTGGGCGAAGTCTCGAACTCCGAGCACAGCCTGCGCTCGCTGGGTAAAGCTGGTGCCAAACGCTGGCGCGGCGTTCGCCCAACCGTTCGTGGTGTTGCCATGAACCCGGTTGACCACCCACATGGTGGTGGTGAAGGTCGTACCTCCGGTGGTCGTCATCCGGTATCGCCATGGGGCTTCCCAACCAAGGGTGCTAAAACCCGTGGTAATAAGCGTACCGACAACATGATCGTCCGTCGTCGCAAGTAA
- the rplC gene encoding 50S ribosomal protein L3: MTIGVVGRKCGMTRIFTEEGVSIPVTVIEIEPNRVTQFKTEETDGYRAVQVTVGERRASRVTAAQAGHFAKANVAAGRGVWEFRLEEGEFQAGDSIKAELFTAGQLVDVTGQSKGKGFAGTIKRWNFRGQDNTHGNSVSHRVPGSIGQCQTPGRVFKGKKMSGHMGAERVTVQSLEVVRVDAERNLLLVKGAVPGATGGDVVVRPAVKARG, from the coding sequence ATGACTATTGGTGTAGTCGGTCGCAAGTGCGGTATGACCCGCATTTTCACCGAAGAAGGTGTCTCCATTCCGGTCACGGTCATTGAGATCGAGCCGAATCGCGTCACCCAGTTCAAAACTGAAGAAACCGATGGCTACCGTGCAGTGCAAGTCACTGTCGGCGAGCGTCGTGCTTCGCGTGTGACTGCCGCTCAGGCAGGTCACTTCGCCAAGGCCAACGTTGCCGCTGGTCGCGGTGTCTGGGAGTTCCGCCTTGAAGAAGGCGAGTTCCAGGCTGGCGACTCGATCAAAGCTGAACTCTTCACTGCAGGCCAGCTGGTAGACGTTACTGGTCAGTCCAAAGGTAAAGGCTTTGCCGGTACCATCAAGCGCTGGAACTTCCGTGGCCAGGACAACACCCACGGTAACTCCGTGTCGCACCGTGTCCCAGGCTCCATCGGCCAGTGCCAGACTCCTGGTCGTGTGTTCAAGGGCAAGAAAATGTCCGGTCACATGGGCGCCGAGCGCGTGACTGTTCAGTCCCTGGAAGTAGTTCGCGTAGACGCTGAGCGCAACCTGCTGCTGGTCAAGGGTGCCGTTCCTGGCGCTACTGGCGGCGACGTGGTTGTACGTCCAGCTGTCAAGGCTCGCGGTTAA
- the rpsL gene encoding 30S ribosomal protein S12: MATINQLVRQPRKRSVEKSDVPALQNCPQRRGVCTRVYTTTPKKPNSALRKVCRVRLTNGFEVSSYIGGEGHNLQEHSVVLIRGGRVKDLPGVRYHTVRGSLDTSGVKGRNQGRSKYGTKRPK, encoded by the coding sequence ATGGCAACTATCAACCAGCTGGTACGTCAGCCGCGTAAGCGTTCGGTCGAAAAGTCCGACGTTCCTGCGCTGCAGAACTGCCCGCAACGTCGTGGCGTGTGCACCCGCGTGTACACCACCACGCCGAAAAAACCTAACTCGGCACTGCGTAAAGTATGCCGTGTGCGTCTGACCAACGGTTTCGAGGTTTCCTCGTACATCGGCGGTGAAGGCCACAACCTGCAAGAGCACAGCGTCGTCCTGATTCGTGGCGGCCGTGTAAAAGACTTGCCAGGTGTTCGTTACCACACCGTTCGCGGCTCTCTGGATACTTCGGGCGTCAAAGGCCGTAACCAGGGTCGTTCGAAGTACGGTACCAAGCGTCCGAAGTAA
- the rpsJ gene encoding 30S ribosomal protein S10, producing the protein MQNQQIRIRLKAFDHRLIDQSTQEIVETAKRTGAQVRGPIPLPTRKERFTVLVSPHVNKDARDQYEIRTHKRVLDIVQPTDKTVDALMKLDLAAGVEVQISLG; encoded by the coding sequence ATGCAAAATCAGCAAATCCGAATCAGGTTGAAGGCTTTCGACCATCGCCTGATCGACCAATCCACCCAGGAAATCGTGGAAACCGCGAAACGTACTGGTGCACAAGTGCGTGGTCCAATTCCACTGCCTACCCGCAAAGAGCGTTTCACCGTTCTGGTCTCCCCGCACGTCAACAAAGACGCGCGTGACCAGTACGAGATTCGCACTCATAAGCGTGTTCTGGACATCGTCCAGCCGACGGATAAAACCGTTGACGCGCTGATGAAGCTTGATCTGGCGGCAGGTGTGGAAGTGCAGATCAGCCTCGGCTAA
- the rpsS gene encoding 30S ribosomal protein S19 — protein sequence MPRSLKKGPFIDLHLLKKVEVAVEKNDRKPVKTWSRRSMILPQMVGLTIAVHNGRQHVPVLVNEDMVGHKLGEFAGTRTYRGHVADKKAKR from the coding sequence GTGCCACGTTCTCTGAAAAAAGGTCCTTTTATCGATCTTCACCTGCTGAAGAAGGTCGAAGTGGCGGTGGAGAAGAATGATCGCAAGCCAGTTAAAACCTGGTCGCGTCGTTCGATGATCCTGCCACAAATGGTCGGTCTGACCATCGCGGTTCACAACGGTCGCCAGCATGTTCCAGTTCTCGTGAACGAAGACATGGTCGGCCACAAACTGGGCGAGTTCGCCGGTACCCGCACCTATCGCGGGCACGTGGCTGACAAGAAAGCCAAGCGTTAA
- the rpsG gene encoding 30S ribosomal protein S7: protein MPRRRVAAKREILDDPKYGSQILAKFMNHVMESGKKAVAERIVYGALDTVKARKNSDPLEIFEKALDAIAPLVEVKSRRVGGATYQVPVEVRPSRRNALAMRWLVDYARKRGEKSMALRLAGELLDAAEGKGAAVKKREDVHRMAEANKAFSHYRF from the coding sequence ATGCCAAGACGTCGTGTAGCAGCAAAACGTGAGATCCTTGACGATCCGAAGTACGGATCCCAGATCCTCGCCAAGTTCATGAACCACGTGATGGAAAGCGGCAAGAAGGCCGTAGCCGAGCGCATCGTTTACGGTGCTCTGGATACCGTCAAAGCACGCAAGAACAGCGACCCCCTGGAAATCTTCGAGAAAGCTCTCGACGCCATCGCTCCGCTGGTCGAAGTAAAGTCCCGTCGTGTCGGCGGTGCCACTTACCAGGTTCCGGTTGAAGTTCGTCCATCCCGTCGTAACGCTCTGGCAATGCGCTGGCTCGTAGACTACGCCCGCAAGCGCGGCGAGAAGTCGATGGCTCTGCGCCTGGCCGGTGAGCTGCTGGATGCTGCCGAAGGCAAGGGTGCTGCAGTCAAGAAGCGTGAAGACGTGCACCGTATGGCTGAAGCCAACAAAGCGTTCTCGCACTACCGCTTCTAA
- the fusA gene encoding elongation factor G gives MARTTAINRYRNIGICAHVDAGKTTTTERILFYTGLSHKMGEVHDGAATTDWMVQEQERGITITSAAVTTFWKGSVGQYDNYRVNVIDTPGHVDFTIEVERSLRVLDGAVVVFCGTSGVEPQSETVWRQANKYGVPRVVYVNKMDRAGANFLRVVGQIKNRLGHTPVPVQLAIGSEDNFQGQVDLIKMKAIYWNDDDKGTTYREEEIPADMLELAQEWRSNMVEAAAESSEELMNKYLEGEELTVEEIKAGLRARTLASEIVPAVCGSSFKNKGVPLVLDAVIDYLPAPTEIPAIQGINPDDKDLDKDDPAVRKDERHADDDEPFSALAFKIATDPFVGTLTFVRVYSGVLSSGDSVINSVKGKKERVGRMVQMHANQREEIKEVRAGDIAALIGMKDVTTGETLCNADKPIILERMDFPEPVISLSVEPKTKADQEKMGIALGKLAQEDPSFRVKTDEETGQTIISGMGELHLDILVDRMKREFNVEANIGKPQVSYREKITKSGVEIEGKFVRQSGGRGQFGHCWIRFSEPDQDEKGNITEGLVFSNEVVGGVIPKEFIAPIQKGIEEQMKNGVVAGYPLIGLKATVFDGSYHDVDSNEMAFKIAASMATKQLAQKGGGVVLEPIMKVEVVTPEDYLGDVMGDLNRRRGLVQGMDESVSGRVVRAEVPLGEMFGYATDVRSMSQGRASYSMEFSKYAEAPSNIVEALVKKQG, from the coding sequence ATGGCTCGTACTACAGCAATTAACCGCTACCGTAACATCGGTATCTGTGCCCACGTTGACGCGGGCAAGACTACCACTACCGAGCGGATCCTGTTCTACACAGGTCTGAGCCACAAGATGGGCGAGGTGCACGACGGCGCCGCGACCACCGACTGGATGGTGCAGGAGCAGGAGCGCGGTATCACCATTACCTCCGCTGCCGTTACCACCTTCTGGAAGGGTTCCGTTGGTCAGTACGACAACTACCGTGTAAACGTCATCGATACCCCCGGCCACGTTGACTTCACCATTGAAGTAGAGCGTTCGCTGCGTGTACTCGACGGCGCGGTCGTTGTGTTCTGCGGCACCTCCGGCGTTGAGCCTCAGTCCGAAACCGTATGGCGTCAGGCCAACAAGTACGGCGTTCCGCGTGTTGTTTACGTGAACAAGATGGACCGTGCCGGTGCAAACTTCCTGCGCGTCGTAGGTCAGATCAAGAACCGTCTGGGTCACACTCCGGTTCCTGTTCAGCTGGCCATCGGTTCGGAAGATAACTTCCAGGGTCAGGTCGATCTGATCAAGATGAAGGCTATCTACTGGAACGACGACGACAAAGGCACCACCTATCGCGAGGAAGAAATTCCTGCCGATATGCTGGAGCTGGCTCAAGAGTGGCGCTCCAACATGGTTGAAGCTGCTGCCGAGTCCAGCGAAGAGCTGATGAACAAGTACCTGGAAGGCGAAGAGCTGACCGTCGAAGAGATCAAAGCCGGTCTGCGCGCGCGCACCCTGGCCAGCGAAATCGTACCGGCTGTCTGCGGTTCGTCGTTCAAGAACAAGGGTGTTCCCCTGGTTCTCGACGCCGTCATCGACTACCTGCCTGCCCCGACCGAGATCCCTGCAATCCAGGGTATCAACCCGGACGACAAGGACCTGGACAAAGACGATCCGGCTGTTCGTAAAGACGAGCGTCACGCCGACGACGACGAGCCGTTCTCGGCTCTGGCGTTCAAGATCGCGACCGACCCGTTCGTTGGTACTCTGACCTTCGTTCGCGTCTACTCGGGCGTCCTGAGCTCCGGTGACTCTGTCATCAACTCGGTCAAGGGCAAGAAAGAGCGCGTTGGTCGTATGGTGCAGATGCACGCCAACCAGCGTGAAGAGATCAAGGAAGTGCGCGCTGGTGACATCGCGGCACTGATCGGCATGAAGGACGTGACCACGGGCGAAACCCTGTGCAACGCCGACAAGCCAATCATTCTTGAGCGTATGGACTTCCCTGAGCCGGTCATTTCGCTCTCCGTCGAGCCGAAAACCAAGGCTGACCAGGAGAAGATGGGTATTGCTCTGGGCAAGCTGGCCCAGGAAGACCCGTCGTTCCGCGTCAAGACCGACGAAGAGACTGGCCAGACCATCATCTCGGGCATGGGTGAGCTGCACCTGGACATCCTCGTTGACCGCATGAAGCGTGAGTTCAACGTCGAAGCCAACATCGGTAAGCCGCAGGTTTCGTACCGCGAGAAGATCACCAAATCCGGCGTTGAGATCGAAGGCAAGTTCGTTCGTCAGTCGGGTGGTCGTGGTCAGTTCGGTCACTGCTGGATCCGTTTCTCGGAGCCAGATCAGGACGAGAAAGGCAACATCACCGAAGGTCTGGTGTTCTCCAACGAAGTCGTTGGTGGTGTGATTCCTAAGGAATTCATCGCCCCGATCCAGAAGGGTATCGAAGAGCAGATGAAAAACGGCGTCGTTGCCGGTTATCCTCTGATCGGCCTGAAGGCCACGGTATTCGACGGTTCGTACCACGACGTCGACTCCAACGAAATGGCGTTCAAGATCGCTGCTTCGATGGCAACCAAGCAACTGGCCCAGAAGGGTGGTGGCGTGGTCCTCGAGCCGATCATGAAGGTCGAAGTTGTAACCCCGGAAGACTACCTGGGTGACGTGATGGGTGACCTGAACCGTCGTCGTGGTCTGGTCCAGGGTATGGATGAGTCGGTCTCCGGCCGTGTCGTCCGTGCTGAAGTACCGCTCGGAGAGATGTTCGGTTATGCGACCGACGTTCGTTCCATGTCTCAGGGTCGCGCAAGCTACTCCATGGAATTCTCCAAATACGCCGAAGCTCCGTCGAACATCGTCGAAGCACTCGTTAAAAAACAAGGCTAA
- the rplV gene encoding 50S ribosomal protein L22, whose amino-acid sequence MEVAAKLSGARISAQKARLVADQIRGKKVGEALNLLAFSSKKAAEIMKKVLESAVANAEHNEGADVDDLKVSTVFVNEGRSLKRIMPRAKGRADRIVKRSCHITVKVADK is encoded by the coding sequence ATGGAAGTAGCCGCTAAGTTGTCGGGCGCTCGCATCTCCGCCCAGAAAGCCCGCTTGGTCGCCGACCAGATCCGCGGGAAGAAGGTGGGCGAAGCGCTCAACCTGTTGGCCTTCAGCAGCAAAAAAGCCGCTGAAATCATGAAGAAAGTCCTCGAGTCGGCCGTTGCCAACGCCGAACACAACGAAGGCGCAGACGTTGATGACCTGAAGGTCTCCACCGTCTTCGTCAACGAAGGGCGTTCGCTGAAGCGCATCATGCCACGTGCCAAAGGCCGTGCTGATCGCATCGTCAAGCGGTCTTGCCATATCACTGTCAAGGTTGCGGACAAGTAA
- the rplD gene encoding 50S ribosomal protein L4, with amino-acid sequence MQLNVNDAQAIEVSELTFGGEFNETLVHQAVVAYMAGGRQGTKQQKTRSDVAGGGKRPWRQKGTGRARAGTTRGPIWRGGGVTFAARPQDHSQKLNKKMYRAALRSILAELVRSDRLVVVQDFAVEAPKTKDLLNKLNGMGLSDVLIVSDAVDQNLYLAARNLPHVDVRDVQGSDPVSLIAYEKVLITVSAVKKFEELLG; translated from the coding sequence ATGCAACTTAATGTAAATGACGCTCAGGCGATCGAAGTTTCCGAACTGACTTTCGGTGGCGAATTCAACGAGACGCTGGTACACCAAGCAGTCGTGGCCTACATGGCTGGCGGCCGTCAGGGCACCAAGCAGCAAAAGACCCGTTCCGACGTGGCTGGTGGCGGTAAGCGCCCATGGCGTCAGAAGGGTACTGGCCGTGCTCGTGCTGGTACCACTCGTGGTCCGATCTGGCGTGGCGGTGGTGTAACCTTCGCAGCTCGTCCTCAGGATCACTCGCAGAAGCTCAACAAGAAGATGTATCGCGCAGCTCTGCGCTCCATCCTCGCTGAGCTGGTGCGTAGCGACCGTCTGGTCGTGGTTCAGGACTTCGCTGTTGAAGCACCGAAAACCAAAGATCTGCTGAACAAGCTGAACGGCATGGGTCTGAGCGACGTTCTGATCGTTTCGGACGCTGTTGATCAGAACCTGTACCTGGCTGCTCGTAACCTGCCGCACGTCGATGTACGTGACGTTCAAGGTTCCGACCCGGTCAGTCTGATCGCATACGAGAAAGTGTTGATCACTGTCTCGGCCGTGAAGAAATTCGAGGAGCTGCTGGGATGA
- the rplW gene encoding 50S ribosomal protein L23, whose translation MNQERVFKVLLGPHVSEKATVLAEKKGQFVFKVATDATKLEIKKAVEGLFNVKVENVSTVNVLGKTKRTARGLGKRNDWKKAIVSLQPGQDLDFSSSAE comes from the coding sequence ATGAACCAGGAACGCGTATTTAAAGTCCTCCTTGGCCCGCACGTTTCCGAGAAGGCTACCGTTCTGGCTGAGAAAAAAGGCCAGTTCGTATTCAAGGTTGCTACTGACGCAACCAAGCTGGAAATCAAGAAAGCTGTCGAAGGCCTGTTCAACGTAAAAGTTGAAAACGTGTCGACTGTTAACGTTCTGGGTAAAACCAAGCGTACCGCACGTGGTCTGGGCAAGCGTAATGACTGGAAGAAGGCGATCGTCTCCCTTCAGCCAGGCCAAGATCTCGATTTCAGCAGCAGTGCTGAGTAA